A single region of the Oreochromis niloticus isolate F11D_XX linkage group LG19, O_niloticus_UMD_NMBU, whole genome shotgun sequence genome encodes:
- the LOC100693987 gene encoding brain-enriched guanylate kinase-associated protein isoform X2, giving the protein MHRASQHHEEEKRALSREIIVLNNHLMEAKITINKLREDNDLYRKDCNLAAQLLQCSKSHYRAHKMSELPLDFQERISSLMEKHNQSSGVTMAMCHSNYPDAVPTAIIAKVLEKPEPGSSCPVTRSPSPQAQDGDFLTGTGSTDHLNRRLSYKTSDLYCSDTALYCPERWQDTERRQSVDLHGTGLLQLHAQNSVDSNPDEDAFHSGSFSHHEPPSSFRHHDEFGTGSLPVSSSYSSFSLASDEKGGVSGGCGRTGSSTLSSSHQGLYMDWREGSSGDYERKSISSYDKDRSSFPKSHSIQHMATQRSPQKGPSPAYTRTASCFSEPFHSSTPRLASSHSMGSTIGLGQAHGGTLDSQGDVQVSEDDLSSRWRQLSVEDINTFSSSYRNITGRVSPYSFSERHFAMGPSSKVKGSLYSSFQEGDDVFHGRVLEQCFPMSSSSPSRSPKPKEHRKQEKTSVLYRAKDDSQDSECSLFLSGSSKDKESSGGATAASSAKKDYVNLSADSSADSLHQSSLEASSLQHYPTPRPSVRPRPSSSSALSIGPALPKKTSARYQKFGSTGLTRKDSLTKAQLYGTLLN; this is encoded by the exons gACCTGTACAGGAAAGACTGCAATCTGGCAGCCCAGCTGCTGCAGTGCTCCAAGTCTCACTACAGAGCACATAAGATGTCTGAG CTGCCACTGGATTTCCAGGAacgcatcagttccctcatggAAAAACATAATCAGAGTAGTGGCGTCACCATGGCAATGTGTCACTCAAATTATCCCGACGCTGTGCCCACAGCCATAATTGCCAAGGTCCTGGAAAAGCCTGAGCCTGGAAGCAGTTGCCCTGTAACGCGTTCACCCAGCCCGCAGGCACAGGATGGAGACTTTCTGACAGGAACAGGAAGCACTGATCATCTGAACCGGCGCCTTTCTTATAAGACATCTGACCTGTACTGCAGCGACACGGCGCTCTACTGTCCTGAACGATGGCAGGACACCGAGCGCAGACAAAGTGTCGACCTTCACGGCACCGGCCTGCTTCAGCTTCACGCTCAGAACTCTGTTGACAGCAACCCCGATGAAGATGCTTTCCACTCTGGAAGTTTTTCCCACCATGAACCCCCATCCTCCTTCCGTCACCACGATGAGTTCGGCACTGGGAGTCTCCCAGTGTCCAGTTCCTACTCCAGTTTTAGTCTTGCATCAGATGAAAAGGGAGGAGTTAGTGGAGGATGTGGGCGCACTGGCAGCAGCACCTTATCTTCTTCCCACCAGGGTCTCTACATGGACTGGCGAGAAGGTAGCAGTGGAGACTATGAGCGCAAAAGTATTTCCTCCTATGATAAAGACAGATCAAGCTTCCCCAAGTCCCACAGCATCCAGCACATGGCAACCCAAAGGAGCCCCCAGAAGGGCCCCTCACCAGCCTACACAAGGACAGCGTCATGTTTCAGTGAACCGTTCCACTCCAGCACTCCTCGTCTAGCCTCCTCTCACAGCATGGGGTCCACAATTGGACTGGGCCAGGCTCATGGAGGGACCCTGGACAGCCAGGGTGATGTCCAGGTCTCCGAGGACGACCTGAGCAGCCGCTGGAGACAGCTCAGCGTGGAAGACATCAACACCTTCTCGTCTTCTTATCGCAACATTACAGGGCGGGTTTCTCCGTACAGTTTCTCTGAACGCCACTTTGCCATGGGCCCCTCCAGTAAAGTCAAAGGTTCTCTCTACAGCAGCTTCCAAGAAGGAGATGACGTCTTCCACGGTCGGGTGCTGGAGCAGTGCTTTCCCATGAGTTCCTCCTCTCCCAGCCGCAGTCCCAAGCCTAAAGAGCATCGCAAGCAGGAGAAAACGTCTGTGCTGTATAGAGCCAAGGATGACAGTCAGGACTCTGAGTGCAGTTTGTTCCTCTCAGGGAGCTCTAAAGACAAGGAGAGCAGCGGGGGAGCGACAGCGGCAAGCAGCGCAAAGAAGGACTACGTGAATCTGAGTGCAGACAGCTCGGCTGATTCCTTACACCAAAGCTCACTTGAAGCCTCAAGTCTTCAACACTACCCCACCCCCAGGCCGAGTGTCCGGCCCCGCCCGAGCTCCAGCTCTGCTCTCAGCATCGGCCCCGCGCTCCCAAAGAAGACTTCTGCAAGATACCAAAAGTTTGGCAGTACGGGACTGACGAGAAAGGACAGTTTGACCAAGGCACAGCTTTACGGTACGCTGCTGAACTGA